The genomic DNA TGgtcgagtttttttttgttgttgtaaatttcacagtttttctGTCACCCCAGATACAATCTGCCAATCGTCTTCATCATAGTAAACAACAATGGTATCTACAACGGAGTGGACGAGGAGAGCTGGGACGAGTTGGGAGTTAATCCTGCAAAAAGGTAAAGTTACATGGAACAAGTGACTGTGAACCGTCGGcggtaaaaaaaagaagttacGAATGTCATTATAATATGAttatgtttttccattttcttattGCCTGTTGCAAGTCCTTCAATTGTCTCTTGTAAGGGGGTGTACAACTGAATATCAAATGTTACTGGAATTGCTATAAGTGGTATGGCCCATGGCATCCTTATGGCGATGCTTGCGAGACTCAAAATCAAACTTAAGAGTCGCCTTATTCTTTGAATTTATACCAAATTAGCTAGCGACCTTAGTGGCGAGTTTACTCGTGGTGACCTGGTGGTGGCGTGATTGCCTTGGTGGCGAGCTCACCGGAGGCGAGTCTTCTTTGTGGCGGGATGACTGTAAACCCCCGTTATTTCGAGTTATTTAAGTCTTGTGATGATATGCCGTGGGAGTTCCCATGGTTTTGGATAAGCAATTCTCATCTTAAAGTGCTTTTCGATTACATGTCGTTAAATCAAACCAAAGAAAGCacaaacagccaatcagaattaaggaaatatacgaaagagccaatgaaaactcaaagtaaagaaGCAAACTGCCGgtagcgcgggaaaacgcgagtgatcaaTTCGCGATCGGTTCTATttttggatctgattggttgagtaagtggcgcgagttttctgaaccaatcacacagcgaagtaaagcaaaactaagCCAGTCACGGAATTCTTCAACTCTCAATTCCAACTTGTTCTCCACGTTGTGTGATAGGTAAAGAAAGATTATGTATGATAAATaaaaggtttgtttgtttgtcaacATCTCTCTCTAGTGCGCCTCCAACAGCTCTTTTGCCTAAGGCACGGTATGAGAGAATTATCGAAGCATTTGGAGGAAAAGGTTTCTTCGCAGAGACTCCGGATGAACTGAAGAAGGCGTTGGAAAGTGCTTTCGTCGAGACGGGAAAGAATAAGAAACCAGTGTTGATCAACGTCATGATAAGCCCCTATGCCGACCGCAAACCGCAGGTAAAGTAGTCAGAAAATGCACAGATTGAGCACCCTTGTGGTTTTGGGAATGTTGAAAATCTTCCAAGTTCGTCATTTACAATCGGTGTCAATTTTAACCACTCTTAGCCCTtaaacttccatgagtgaccaagacagaatttctccttacaatatcgttacaatatcaaccagataagtgatgagaataaagaaaactatcaattgggtaaattagttaatccaataccaaaatctCAGAACTGACCTCATAACacatttatttcttaaaaatgtGTCGCTATGTCATAATTCAGCGCCAAATCAATTTGGCTGGGGAACGGAGGGACAGAAGGTCTTGGTGACAAAATCTAACtatatttgtttactttattctcGATACTGAAGTGGACATCTTTGGTGAGAGCAAGGAGGAGAGATTTCTAAAACCCCTAGCGTCTAGGAGTCTAACTAATGTTATGTTCTGCATTTGCTTTACAGGAATTTTTCTGGCTTACACGCTCAAAGATGTGAATTTTATTGCCATGGGAATCACCGCCAGATGATAGGAGATGAGATCGAACTCATGAGGATAAGAGATCAGAACGTGCTGCACTCAATCATGATCTTTCCTTCGAATTGGTAGCCTGCTAAGAGAAATGGAAAATCACAAATCACAAAAGACGGAATCAAGACGCGTTGATTAACTCTAATACTTTTGCTCTTAAGCTGTATTGACCTCTAGATTCTTCTCAGTCTACTGTGCAGGATCAAGGCAAGTCTTAGATAGCCTTCCCGACAGCTTTACACAGGGTAGCTAATGAAGAATCGAGCTCAAACGAAGGCCCTGGAGATGGGCAATGCTGTGGGGACCTAGACCTTGCCTTTTTGGGGTGGGGAGATGAACCTGAACTCTCAAAACTTCCTAGTGGAATAAACGTGTTTTATCATTTAATATGAACGTGTTTAATGGTtgataatttacatgaaaaaatcacatgcttctgattggctgaaagagagtgcatttttcatgtaacacgagtagAGATTACAAATATTCTGTTTAAGACAGATACCTAGGGGAAACAGACGCTGGGTACAGCAACATGCATTGTTACTTGAGTAACATTTTGAAGAATTGTGTGAATTAAAATGTAGATTGAAGTTAAACACATGTTGgaatttttgctttataaaTAGAGTTGCCCTAGCAGGCGATTTGTTGGAAAGCGAGTTGTAGCCTGTTggtcttaaccttttaacccctaagagtgaccagcatgaaatttctccctataTTAACACCCCagaatcatacattaaggtcatgagaataaaggaaatgatcgccaactaaagaagctcttgattgttaaacaaattctccttgtcagcaccttaggaaatgtatagagaacagtatggagaatatgcatactgatgttagggtgtaaagggttaaagctggAGCGAAATTATCAGAGATTGGTGATTCACTGCGACTTGTAATTTGTCTTTGAAACTCGTACCATCCGTTGAACTTGTAAGtgtcaaatttaaaacaattgcGACTGCGTTTTCCTAGCCTGCGAGTTGGCAATCATTATTTCCAATGCAGAACGCGCGTTTCGCCGCCCGCGATtggagacgagtcggggagagatTTGCCGGGGGTCTGGCACTTATTATACACTCATaagataaatataaatatatatatatatatcgaaTCACCATCTTGAAAAGTAACATACGTAGAAAAGAGAGTGAATCATCGGTGAAATGCGCTAAGTTAGGCATGTGGGAACTGTCCCTGAGAGGTGAAGTTCAAGCCGCCacttcccccccctcccatcAATACGTCAGAAAAGGAATTGAAAgtccccctcctctcccccctccccataCTACCACACCCCAAGAAAGTCTAGTTTCGAATGCCGCGTCAGTTTAACTCGCTTCTTACTTTGTGACATTAGACATACTTTCACTTAGGAAATGATTTACAAGAGCAAGATATGTTACGAGCCTCAATTCTTTTCCCTTTCCAACTCAAGTCGTTCTATATGAGGCCGCAGTACGTTCCGCTGAACACGTGTCTCTCCTTTGTTTTGGCTTATCGTCGATAGTTATTCCCATCTCAAAACCTTTCATTAGTCGATCTTTGAAAATCGGAAGAAGGGTCTGCCAGAAAGGATTATCCACACTAAAAGATATGTCTGACGGAGAATCTTGGAGTCGTGAAGTTCACGGAAAACTTAACGATCTCTTGACTTCGTTTGAAAAACGCGAGAGTGAGCTGACGAGATTGAGCGAGCAACTCGCAAGAGATCGTGCTGAATTTGAACAAGAAATGAAGGCTAGGCGAGAAAGCGAGGAAATGGCAATTCAAGAGCAATACAAAGATCTTGACGAGACCAGGCAACGgattgaaaaagagaagaaaagtatGGAAGAAGTGCATGAATTCCAATCATCACCTGTTCATCTCAACATAGGAGGGCATCGTTTCACGACTTCCCTTCAGACTCTGAGGCGAGACAAAGACTCAATGCTAGCTACCATGTTTTCAGGGAGGCACAAACTTTTACAAGAACCAGATGGAAGTTATTTCGTGGACAGAGATGGCACCCATTTCAGGCACATTTTAAATTATCTCCGTGATGGGTTTAGACCTGATTTGCTTCCACAGGATGAAATATTACTGAGGGAAATCATAAACGAGGCGCACTATTATCAACTCAGTGATCTAGTAGCTAGCGTGGAGAATATCTTGGATCCGCCACCACCGGCGCCAGACTTCACCCAGGATGAAATTAATGACATGCTGGCGACCTTGACGAGACAGGCCTCCACAAGCGCTCGTCCTTCATCACCAAGTCAGCAGATGCCCAAACCAGATGCAGCAGTAGGCTCCTCCAGATTTAAAAATGCAGACTTTGTCTCCCACAACATGACCAAAAATAATATAGATTTCAGTGGTAAAAACCTTTCAGGTCTTTCCTTTGCACATACAACATTTGCACATAACGTTTCATTTGCAGAGGCTTGTCTGGTAAACACAAGTTTCTATGGTTGTGAGTTTTCTAGTCATGTAGTGGTTGATTTCACGAATGCTGACATCTCAGGTGCAGATTTCCGACAGTGTCGGTGTATACAAAGTGGCCCAAATGCATTCAGTAGTCTTGGGGGTGTCCCAGCAGGTACTGGTGGTTTCATGTTTGGCTCCAGCTGTTCAAGTTTCACGCAGCTGATAAAGACAGGTCATGTCAAGTTTACTGGTTCACGGCACATTGGTACCAAATTTGATCCACACATTTTTGATTTCATTAGTTTTTGATGCAGAGGAGTTTTACTTTTAACTACCATATTTCCTTGAACAAGCACCCACCCTCTTGGTTATAATGTTAAGCAAGCACCCCTCTGGAATAaatacccccctccccctccttcctCACTTTCTTAATGGTTGGGATACAAGCTATTTCTATCTCCTTGTGCTCACTGAGTTCCCGAGTTTGTCCTTTTGCTGTACAAACTAAAAAAGGGCCCCCCTTTCATTAAGTACCTGCCTTTTGATGAGTGCCCCCCTCCCCATTAGAGGAAATATGGTACTTTTCATATGAGGAAATATGGTcctttttttgtctattttaatTATTGGTTCATGCTCCAGTAGCACTAAATAAACTTCTCATGCAGTGCTAGATTCTCATTTCAAATTATCTTGCTCTTCCTTGTGAAACACAGGGAGAAATTGATTGAGCTATACAAACCCCAATCTTTTATTTGACACAAATGTCtttgaatttaattgtaaaatgacaatttaaaaaaa from Pocillopora verrucosa isolate sample1 chromosome 10, ASM3666991v2, whole genome shotgun sequence includes the following:
- the LOC131771768 gene encoding uncharacterized protein, which encodes MSDGESWSREVHGKLNDLLTSFEKRESELTRLSEQLARDRAEFEQEMKARRESEEMAIQEQYKDLDETRQRIEKEKKSMEEVHEFQSSPVHLNIGGHRFTTSLQTLRRDKDSMLATMFSGRHKLLQEPDGSYFVDRDGTHFRHILNYLRDGFRPDLLPQDEILLREIINEAHYYQLSDLVASVENILDPPPPAPDFTQDEINDMLATLTRQASTSARPSSPSQQMPKPDAAVGSSRFKNADFVSHNMTKNNIDFSGKNLSGLSFAHTTFAHNVSFAEACLVNTSFYGCEFSSHVVVDFTNADISGADFRQCRCIQSGPNAFSSLGGVPAGTGGFMFGSSCSSFTQLIKTGHVKFTGSRHIGTKFDPHIFDFISF